A portion of the Paenibacillus hamazuiensis genome contains these proteins:
- a CDS encoding DNA adenine methylase, with translation MPTTLSPLRYPGGKSQMSDFIYQLLISNNISNGIYIEPFAGGAGIAMDLLLKKRVSRVVINDFDIAIYALWYSILNYTGEFIELILETPVNMKEWYKQKDIYSNKDNTRLLDLGFSTFFLNRTNNSGIITGGPIGGHDQTGEYKIDCRFNKPNLIKKISDISKHKEAITLFNMNAVDFIEEVIKENMDENKTFIFFDPPYYKQGKNLYTNFFNHNDHQELAKCILDLSDYHWITTYDYEDAILELYDDCPTKLYSLQYSARNSRKEKEYLFHNKKTIVESFDKVIFENSLITK, from the coding sequence ATGCCAACAACTTTGTCTCCTCTACGGTATCCTGGTGGAAAATCGCAGATGTCGGACTTCATATATCAATTATTAATTAGTAATAATATTTCTAATGGTATCTACATTGAGCCCTTTGCTGGAGGGGCAGGAATAGCAATGGATTTATTACTTAAGAAAAGAGTATCTAGGGTTGTAATTAACGATTTTGACATAGCAATTTATGCTTTGTGGTACTCCATTCTAAATTATACTGGTGAATTTATTGAATTGATTTTAGAAACACCTGTTAATATGAAGGAATGGTATAAGCAAAAGGATATTTATTCAAATAAAGATAATACAAGACTGTTGGATCTAGGGTTTTCTACGTTTTTTCTAAACCGTACAAACAATTCAGGAATTATTACAGGTGGACCAATAGGGGGACATGATCAAACAGGTGAATATAAAATTGATTGTCGCTTCAATAAACCGAATCTTATTAAGAAAATTTCAGATATATCGAAACACAAAGAAGCTATTACTTTATTCAATATGAACGCAGTGGACTTCATTGAGGAAGTAATTAAAGAGAATATGGATGAAAATAAAACATTTATATTTTTCGATCCACCTTACTATAAACAGGGAAAAAACCTTTACACAAATTTTTTTAATCATAACGATCATCAAGAATTAGCTAAATGTATACTAGACTTAAGTGACTACCATTGGATTACTACATATGATTATGAAGACGCAATCTTAGAACTTTACGATGATTGTCCCACAAAATTATACAGTCTTCAGTACTCGGCCAGAAACTCTAGAAAAGAGAAGGAGTACTTATTTCATAATAAGAAAACAATTGTCGAATCCTTTGATAAAGTAATTTTTGAAAACAGTTTAATCACTAAATAA
- a CDS encoding type II toxin-antitoxin system PemK/MazF family toxin produces the protein MSKYNELKDLNEKSKEILLKKAESVISQLKQSDFVKGLSLIEAIPNSVKQTYDSIQLNTQRPKEGKEKKQHPIKPIRGQIYNAFIGENVGSELSGEHPVIIIQNTAGNLFAQKVNVLPIEGDGNVVKEPYQVKLTSDDLEDGVQLLKDPSRVIISDVLTIDKAKLGIKVGKIKDEKMKKINECLMIQLELDKK, from the coding sequence TTGTCCAAATACAATGAGCTAAAGGACTTGAATGAGAAATCGAAAGAAATACTACTTAAAAAAGCGGAGTCTGTTATTAGTCAACTAAAGCAAAGTGACTTTGTTAAGGGGTTGTCATTAATTGAAGCTATACCCAACTCGGTAAAGCAAACGTATGATAGTATTCAGCTCAATACACAACGTCCAAAAGAAGGAAAAGAGAAGAAGCAACATCCAATAAAGCCAATTAGGGGACAAATATACAATGCTTTTATTGGTGAAAATGTAGGAAGTGAGTTAAGTGGGGAACATCCTGTAATTATTATTCAAAATACGGCTGGCAATTTGTTTGCTCAAAAAGTTAATGTTTTACCTATTGAAGGTGACGGAAATGTAGTGAAAGAACCATATCAGGTAAAACTAACAAGTGATGATCTGGAGGATGGTGTCCAGTTACTGAAAGATCCATCACGAGTGATTATTTCGGATGTTCTTACAATTGATAAGGCGAAGTTAGGTATAAAAGTAGGGAAAATTAAAGATGAAAAAATGAAGAAAATTAATGAATGTTTAATGATCCAATTAGAACTTGACAAGAAGTAA